TTATGTGTTAATGACTTTAGGTTTAATGATTTTTGTTAAACCTTATATTGAAAGACATCAAAGCATGCTACCCATATTTTTGTATGGAGGGGTGTTTGGCTTCATAATCTATGGGGTTTTTGATTTTACCAATCATGCCATCTTAAAACAGTGGCCGCTCAATCTTATTGTATTGGATTTGGTTTGGGGAGCGTTTTTACTTGGTAGCAGTAGCCTTGTTCTAAAAAAAATCATAGCTTGATGTGGTTGTAGTACCTTTAAATTATATCAATTAATGCATTATGAAGATCTCTAACTACCATGCATGGACTTGGTAGAAGGGGTATTGACAAGTAAAGACTTTCTTGAGAGATGATATGCAAATGAACCATGATATTTCAGATCTTGATATTGAAATTATTGCTCAGTTAAGAAAATTGATTCGGGCTGAGGCGCTTTTTTCACAAGAAATAAAAAATAAAAGTGGTTTAAATGCATCTCAGTTAGCGTGTTTAACAGAGTTAGCAGATAGAGGTGAACTTTCTTTTAGAGAACTTAGTCGCCTTATTCATGTCTCACCCAGCAGTGTTACAAAAATTATTGATGTATTAGAACATAAATTTTTTGTTCAAAGAAAAAGAGAAGGTAAAGACCGTAGGGTAATTAAAGCGGTTATAACAGCCAAAGGTAATCAAATAGTTGCAGCTTCACCAAAATCAATGCAAAAAAAAATGTTAGAAGGTTTAGCTATGTTGTCATACAAGAATAAGCAGCAGATCAAGGCTGACTTAGAGCAGTTGGCTTTGTTGATTGGTGCACAAGACCTTCCTACAGGGGTTGTACTAGATGCTGTGGAAAATCTAAATGAAGAACCAAGTCTTACTGAAGAAAAAGTAGTTAGCAATAAGTCTTATTGAGATTTAGTTTTTTTTGATATTGAAAAAAATAAAATAGCTGAGATTAAAATTCCCATAAAATTTGCATCAAGACCAAAAGGTATTGGAAAGGGTGCTTTTAAAGAAAATAAAACGGTAGTGGCACCACCAAAAATCATGGCTAAAAGCGCAGCAGTAGGATTTTTACGGTTAAAAAACAATGCCCCAATCAGTGGAATAAGTAAGCCAGAAACCATAAAACTATAAGAGTAAAGCATCAGTGAAAGTACATTTTCAAAAATACTGGCCAGCAAAAGTGAGAGTACACCAATACAAAGAGTTGCAATTTGTGAAAGACGCAGGGACTTTTTTGTATCTTTTGGTTTAATAAAGTCACTGACCACACTGCCTGAGGCAGCCATTAAACAACTATCAGCAGTAGATAAAATTGCTGAAAAGTAAGCCGCTAAAACCAAACCCATAAGTCCACTGGGAAGAACGGTTCTTAACAGTAAAGGCATGCCCAGCTCGCTATCAATCATTGCTCCAGGAGAAAAGCCTAACTCTGCAAACATTCCTTGTTCAAGAGCAACACGTGAATAAATTCCTAGGATGATTCCCATAAAAGCCATGATTGGGTATTCTAGAAGTCCTGCAGTATACCAGGCTCTTTGGGCTGTTTTAATATCTTTGCAGGCATATATTCTTTGGTACAAAGTCATACCAACAAACCAAATAGGGGTGATGGTTATGGCCCAATTGACAAGTGTTTGCCAGCTAATATTGGTGAGACTAAGGTGGTTTTGGGGCAGGTGGTTTGAAATTGCCTCAAATCCACCAATAGAGACATGGCTTACCGGGATACCCACAAAAATAAGTCCGCACATGAGAATAATCCATTGGGCGGTGTCAGTATAAATTACGGCTTTTATGCCGCCAATGGCGGTATAAATAATTGCCAAGGCCCCCATAATAAGTAAGGCGGTTTTAATGTCCAAAGTAGAAAAAGTAGCTGAAGCTAATTTTGCTCCAGCCAGTAACTGAGAAGAAGTAAAACCAATATAGCCAAGTGTTGTGATGAGTGCCGCTACCAATGCAACTTTAGTCCCAAAGTAATGGTCAAAAATTTGAGGAAACGTATAAAATTTTTTGTTTTCTTCTAGTTTTTTAATTTTGGGAATAAGAAAAACGGCTGCAATCCAAGCCCCAACCAAACCTGTAAAAAGCATCCATGACCCAGATAGCCCCATGGCAAAACCAAGTCCTCCTAAACCAATGGAAAAGCCACCACCCACATCTGTAGCAACAACAGATAATCCAACATGGAAGCTACTCATCTTGCGACTACCTACATAATAATCATCCATACCTTTGTTTTTTCTCATAAAGAAAAAGCCAATCCCTAGCATGACAATTAAGTAAACAATTAAAATAACCAGATCAATGCTGCCCATGGTTAAACCTCTCCATAGTTTAAGACTAAATATTTCTTTTTATAATAGAAAAAATGCATGTTTTGAGGACAATAAGAAGACAATCATTATAATACAGCCACTAAGGCTAATATGATTTCTTGTGAAATTGTTTCTCATGAAACTATTTTTATGTCAAATTTTTACAGGCATCCTATCCTAAGATAGGTTTCATTTTTGATGAATGGTTTTAAAAAACAATTAATGTGGATAAGCTAAAAACAACATAATTTACTATTGATAATAGAATTTTATTTAAAATAGCTAAAGGGAGACAAATGAAATCAATTAATCCTCTTGATGGAAGCATCATTAAAGAATACCAAGAATATTCTGAGCAACAGGTTCTAGAAATTATTGATAGATGTCACAACGAATTTTTTAATTGGAAACAAGTCAACATTGACCAACGCTGTCAATTGTTGCTTAAAACCAAAGAGCAGTTGCTTGCAGAAAAAAATAGGCTAGCCCATTTGATGGCAGATGAAATGGGTAAAAGACTTGTTGAAGGTGAGGCTGAAATAGAAAAATGTGCCTGGCTTTGTGAGTATTACGCCAACAATGCCAAACAGTTTTTAAAAGCTATTTCTGTGCAAACAGATTACAACAGCAGTGAAATTCATTTTTCTCCAATTGGTGTTGTGTTTGCAGTTATGCCTTGGAATTATCCATTTTGGCAGGTTTTTAGATTTGCGGTTCCTAACTTGGTGGCCGGCAATGTTGGTGTTCTTAAACATGCCAGCAATGTTAGTGCCTGTGCTTTAGAGATTGAAAAAATTTTTAGAGATTCTGGATTTCCTGAGTATTGTTTTAAGACCTTGCTGATGGGTAGTGATAAAGTTGAAACTATCATAAAAAATCCAAAAGTAAGAGCGGTAAGTTTAACGGGTAGTACACAAGCTGGAAAAGCAATTGCACAGCTAGCAGGTCAATATCTTAAAAAATCTGTGCTTGAACTTGGGG
This window of the Oligoflexia bacterium genome carries:
- a CDS encoding NAD-dependent succinate-semialdehyde dehydrogenase encodes the protein MKSINPLDGSIIKEYQEYSEQQVLEIIDRCHNEFFNWKQVNIDQRCQLLLKTKEQLLAEKNRLAHLMADEMGKRLVEGEAEIEKCAWLCEYYANNAKQFLKAISVQTDYNSSEIHFSPIGVVFAVMPWNYPFWQVFRFAVPNLVAGNVGVLKHASNVSACALEIEKIFRDSGFPEYCFKTLLMGSDKVETIIKNPKVRAVSLTGSTQAGKAIAQLAGQYLKKSVLELGGSDPYIILEDADLDLAVEKLSQSRLLNSGQSCIAAKRFIVIDKVHDDFVHKLKQQMSCKIMGSPKEPDVDLGPMARFDLRDELHEQVQASIQQGAKCILGGEVDSLSPGAFYPPTILINVKKGMKAYSEELFGPVASVIKVNSIEEAIEVANDSDFGLGAAIFSKDIEKAQIIAKNKIDSGACFVNDFVKSDPRLPFGGVKESGYGRELSQFGIHEFMNIKTVCVK
- a CDS encoding MarR family transcriptional regulator, which gives rise to MQMNHDISDLDIEIIAQLRKLIRAEALFSQEIKNKSGLNASQLACLTELADRGELSFRELSRLIHVSPSSVTKIIDVLEHKFFVQRKREGKDRRVIKAVITAKGNQIVAASPKSMQKKMLEGLAMLSYKNKQQIKADLEQLALLIGAQDLPTGVVLDAVENLNEEPSLTEEKVVSNKSY
- a CDS encoding sodium:solute symporter family protein; translated protein: MGSIDLVILIVYLIVMLGIGFFFMRKNKGMDDYYVGSRKMSSFHVGLSVVATDVGGGFSIGLGGLGFAMGLSGSWMLFTGLVGAWIAAVFLIPKIKKLEENKKFYTFPQIFDHYFGTKVALVAALITTLGYIGFTSSQLLAGAKLASATFSTLDIKTALLIMGALAIIYTAIGGIKAVIYTDTAQWIILMCGLIFVGIPVSHVSIGGFEAISNHLPQNHLSLTNISWQTLVNWAITITPIWFVGMTLYQRIYACKDIKTAQRAWYTAGLLEYPIMAFMGIILGIYSRVALEQGMFAELGFSPGAMIDSELGMPLLLRTVLPSGLMGLVLAAYFSAILSTADSCLMAASGSVVSDFIKPKDTKKSLRLSQIATLCIGVLSLLLASIFENVLSLMLYSYSFMVSGLLIPLIGALFFNRKNPTAALLAMIFGGATTVLFSLKAPFPIPFGLDANFMGILISAILFFSISKKTKSQ
- a CDS encoding DUF2177 family protein, translated to MVLDIKNFLLVLLYMISIDAIWLKFIVGKVFVEHAKTVFREDGVLLWSAAIVYVLMTLGLMIFVKPYIERHQSMLPIFLYGGVFGFIIYGVFDFTNHAILKQWPLNLIVLDLVWGAFLLGSSSLVLKKIIA